In Tenebrio molitor chromosome 6, icTenMoli1.1, whole genome shotgun sequence, one genomic interval encodes:
- the jing gene encoding uncharacterized protein jing isoform X2 encodes MVLPTMCLHSVNSGVAVLSCTDCSGSSTASSDITDPGSPFSTASSHSEDSGSQSSTKMPPTQSAHHPPWPWTTEECPSINKRSMQLEKTAFSKRLKSNEDTCSKQSPPCLSTPSNKTSNKGQTAPTDTNPSPNDNNKFVHIKRVSKKPEQAKITEYFKSQVKVHVIKSKEAAKPSPSKFVVDQQTQFNGMRAATPRTAPAKKTPEGSKTRKHHVTVPRKILPAPSKLPENVTLNPHGLANFAPTVTLTAVSFPPNLTYLHTKAPKPPDNSIFVPQFATITNDKISTIPIINRTPCLNVIHQPVQKITSINNFNCVKLNATVVPIVKLNALPSRLNGATLSVETAHPTVITAKQPKPELATPLVQAEAASAKMRIDEVRRTVIEEVPHRRGATMAEEKSPSPADSDSGVSIKDNLEVVVGELTTVQCQKSPILSQPKTIRFPPAKQEAKDEVKDTKTTHSQESGLCRWAECSAQFDTSGALLEHLQIKHVISQATQEQYVCLWLGCKVHGRTSCSRSWLERHVLAHAGTKPFRCIVDGCGQRFNSQLTLERHVNGHFTSDGGQNGSAKKSTDSSSAKLFKRNGKKIRFRRQPWSARMFDFIDSGIMEGLQHKLLTMTQHRTMGQIHDAGNAVNVHSQVMARRVEPDGKVKFLIKWDPVGIIPDEWVSEKEYVPVKSVPIPALHPSAKDALTARLFPPERRKQERRRKPVSKQQT; translated from the exons ATGGTGTTGCCGACTATGTGTCTGCATTCGGTTAACAG tgGAGTGGCGGTACTGAGCTGCACGGATTGCAGCGGCAGCAGCACAGCCTCCAGCGACATCACCGACCCCGGTTCCCCGTTCAGCACAGCGTCGAGCCACTCGGAGGATTCGGGGTCGCAGTCGTCGACGAAGATGCCGCCGACCCAGAGCGCCCACCACCCACCCTGGCCGTGGACGACGGAGGAGTGTCCGTCGATCAACAAGAGATCCATGCAACTGGAAAAGACTGCCTTCTCGAAACGACTCAAGTCCAACGAGGACACATGTAGCAAACAATCACCGCCATGCCTAAGCACGCCGTCGAACAAAACGTCAAACAAGGGCCAAACGGCCCCCACAGACACGAATCCTAGTCCAAACGATAACAATAAGTTCGTTCACATAAAGAGAGTGTCGAAGAAGCCGGAGCAGGCCAAGATCACGGAGTACTTCAAGTCGCAGGTGAAGGTCCACGTAATCAAGAGCAAAGAGGCGGCGAAACCGTCACCGAGCAAGTTCGTGGTCGACCAGCAGACACAGTTCAACGGGATGCGGGCGGCGACACCGAGGACGGCCCCCGCGAAGAAGACGCCGGAGGGGTCGAAGACGCGCAAGCACCACGTCACAGTTCCTAGGAAGATATTGCCGGCGCCGAGCAAGCTGCCCGAGAACGTCACGCTGAACCCGCACGGGTTGGCAAACTTCGCCCCGACGGTCACGCTCACCGCCGTCAGCTTCCCGCCGAACTTGACTTATCTGCACACGAAGGCCCCCAAGCCGCCCGACAACAGCATCTTCGTGCCGCAGTTCGCGACAATCACCAACGACAAGATCAGCACCATCCCCATCATCAACCGCACCCCCTGCTTAAATGTGATACACCAGCCCGTGCAGAAGATCACGTCGATAAATAACTTTAACTGTGTCAAATTAAACGCAACGGTAGTGCCTATCGTCAAGTTGAACGCGCTGCCTTCGAGACTGAACGGGGCGACGCTCAGCGTCGAAACCGCCCACCCGACCGTCATCACGGCCAAGCAGCCGAAGCCGGAGCTGGCGACGCCGCTCGTCCAGGCGGAGGCGGCGTCGGCCAAGATGCGGATCGACGAGGTGCGGCGGACGGTCATCGAGGAGGTGCCCCACCGGCGGGGGGCGACGATGGCGGAGGAGAAGTCGCCGTCGCCGGCGGACTCGGACAGCGGTGTCTCCATCAAGGACAACCTGGAGGTGGTGGTCGGCGAACTGACGACGGTGCAGTGTCAAAAGTCGCCGATCTTGTCCCAACCGAAGACAATCAGGTTTCCGCCGGCGAAGCAGGAGGCGAAGGACGAGGTGAAGGACACGAAGACGACGCACTCGCAAGAGTCGGGCTTGTGCAGGTGGGCCGAATGCAGCGCACAATTCGATACCAGTGGGGCCTTATTAGAACATCTACAG ATAAAACATGTGATATCCCAAGCAACCCAAGAGCAGTACGTCTGCTTGTGGCTGGGTTGCAAAGTGCACGGACGCACATCTTGCTCAAGATCGTGGTTGGAACGGCACGTCCTGGCCCACGCCGGAACGAAGCCCTTCCGATGCATAGTGGATGGTTGCGGACAGAGGTTTAATTCACAG TTGACACTGGAGCGCCACGTCAACGGTCACTTCACCAGCGACGGCGGTCAAAACGGCAGCGCCAAGAAATCGACGGACAGCTCTTCTGCCAAGTTGTTCAAAAGAAACGGGAAAAAAATAAGGTTTAGGCGCCAGCCTTGGTCAG CCCGAATGTTTGACTTTATCGATTCGGGGATCATGGAGGGCCTGCAGCACAAGCTGCTGACGATGACGCAGCACAGGACGATGGGACAGATACACGACGCGGGCAACGCCGTCAACGTGCACAGCCAAGTGATGGCCAGGAGGGTGGAACCCGACGGAAAAGTAAAGTTTCTGATCAAGTGGGACCCGGTCGGAAT AATTCCGGACGAATGGGTGTCGGAGAAGGAGTACGTTCCCGTGAAGTCGGTCCCCATCCCCGCCCTCCACCCGTCGGCGAAGGACGCCCTCACCGCGCGTCTCTTCCCGCCGGAGAGGAGAAAGCAGGAGCGGCGCCGCAAACCCGTCTCAAAGCAGCAAACGTGA
- the jing gene encoding uncharacterized protein jing isoform X3 — protein MKRKHGVAVLSCTDCSGSSTASSDITDPGSPFSTASSHSEDSGSQSSTKMPPTQSAHHPPWPWTTEECPSINKRSMQLEKTAFSKRLKSNEDTCSKQSPPCLSTPSNKTSNKGQTAPTDTNPSPNDNNKFVHIKRVSKKPEQAKITEYFKSQVKVHVIKSKEAAKPSPSKFVVDQQTQFNGMRAATPRTAPAKKTPEGSKTRKHHVTVPRKILPAPSKLPENVTLNPHGLANFAPTVTLTAVSFPPNLTYLHTKAPKPPDNSIFVPQFATITNDKISTIPIINRTPCLNVIHQPVQKITSINNFNCVKLNATVVPIVKLNALPSRLNGATLSVETAHPTVITAKQPKPELATPLVQAEAASAKMRIDEVRRTVIEEVPHRRGATMAEEKSPSPADSDSGVSIKDNLEVVVGELTTVQCQKSPILSQPKTIRFPPAKQEAKDEVKDTKTTHSQESGLCRWAECSAQFDTSGALLEHLQIKHVISQATQEQYVCLWLGCKVHGRTSCSRSWLERHVLAHAGTKPFRCIVDGCGQRFNSQLTLERHVNGHFTSDGGQNGSAKKSTDSSSAKLFKRNGKKIRFRRQPWSARMFDFIDSGIMEGLQHKLLTMTQHRTMGQIHDAGNAVNVHSQVMARRVEPDGKVKFLIKWDPVGIIPDEWVSEKEYVPVKSVPIPALHPSAKDALTARLFPPERRKQERRRKPVSKQQT, from the exons ATGAAGAGGAAACA tgGAGTGGCGGTACTGAGCTGCACGGATTGCAGCGGCAGCAGCACAGCCTCCAGCGACATCACCGACCCCGGTTCCCCGTTCAGCACAGCGTCGAGCCACTCGGAGGATTCGGGGTCGCAGTCGTCGACGAAGATGCCGCCGACCCAGAGCGCCCACCACCCACCCTGGCCGTGGACGACGGAGGAGTGTCCGTCGATCAACAAGAGATCCATGCAACTGGAAAAGACTGCCTTCTCGAAACGACTCAAGTCCAACGAGGACACATGTAGCAAACAATCACCGCCATGCCTAAGCACGCCGTCGAACAAAACGTCAAACAAGGGCCAAACGGCCCCCACAGACACGAATCCTAGTCCAAACGATAACAATAAGTTCGTTCACATAAAGAGAGTGTCGAAGAAGCCGGAGCAGGCCAAGATCACGGAGTACTTCAAGTCGCAGGTGAAGGTCCACGTAATCAAGAGCAAAGAGGCGGCGAAACCGTCACCGAGCAAGTTCGTGGTCGACCAGCAGACACAGTTCAACGGGATGCGGGCGGCGACACCGAGGACGGCCCCCGCGAAGAAGACGCCGGAGGGGTCGAAGACGCGCAAGCACCACGTCACAGTTCCTAGGAAGATATTGCCGGCGCCGAGCAAGCTGCCCGAGAACGTCACGCTGAACCCGCACGGGTTGGCAAACTTCGCCCCGACGGTCACGCTCACCGCCGTCAGCTTCCCGCCGAACTTGACTTATCTGCACACGAAGGCCCCCAAGCCGCCCGACAACAGCATCTTCGTGCCGCAGTTCGCGACAATCACCAACGACAAGATCAGCACCATCCCCATCATCAACCGCACCCCCTGCTTAAATGTGATACACCAGCCCGTGCAGAAGATCACGTCGATAAATAACTTTAACTGTGTCAAATTAAACGCAACGGTAGTGCCTATCGTCAAGTTGAACGCGCTGCCTTCGAGACTGAACGGGGCGACGCTCAGCGTCGAAACCGCCCACCCGACCGTCATCACGGCCAAGCAGCCGAAGCCGGAGCTGGCGACGCCGCTCGTCCAGGCGGAGGCGGCGTCGGCCAAGATGCGGATCGACGAGGTGCGGCGGACGGTCATCGAGGAGGTGCCCCACCGGCGGGGGGCGACGATGGCGGAGGAGAAGTCGCCGTCGCCGGCGGACTCGGACAGCGGTGTCTCCATCAAGGACAACCTGGAGGTGGTGGTCGGCGAACTGACGACGGTGCAGTGTCAAAAGTCGCCGATCTTGTCCCAACCGAAGACAATCAGGTTTCCGCCGGCGAAGCAGGAGGCGAAGGACGAGGTGAAGGACACGAAGACGACGCACTCGCAAGAGTCGGGCTTGTGCAGGTGGGCCGAATGCAGCGCACAATTCGATACCAGTGGGGCCTTATTAGAACATCTACAG ATAAAACATGTGATATCCCAAGCAACCCAAGAGCAGTACGTCTGCTTGTGGCTGGGTTGCAAAGTGCACGGACGCACATCTTGCTCAAGATCGTGGTTGGAACGGCACGTCCTGGCCCACGCCGGAACGAAGCCCTTCCGATGCATAGTGGATGGTTGCGGACAGAGGTTTAATTCACAG TTGACACTGGAGCGCCACGTCAACGGTCACTTCACCAGCGACGGCGGTCAAAACGGCAGCGCCAAGAAATCGACGGACAGCTCTTCTGCCAAGTTGTTCAAAAGAAACGGGAAAAAAATAAGGTTTAGGCGCCAGCCTTGGTCAG CCCGAATGTTTGACTTTATCGATTCGGGGATCATGGAGGGCCTGCAGCACAAGCTGCTGACGATGACGCAGCACAGGACGATGGGACAGATACACGACGCGGGCAACGCCGTCAACGTGCACAGCCAAGTGATGGCCAGGAGGGTGGAACCCGACGGAAAAGTAAAGTTTCTGATCAAGTGGGACCCGGTCGGAAT AATTCCGGACGAATGGGTGTCGGAGAAGGAGTACGTTCCCGTGAAGTCGGTCCCCATCCCCGCCCTCCACCCGTCGGCGAAGGACGCCCTCACCGCGCGTCTCTTCCCGCCGGAGAGGAGAAAGCAGGAGCGGCGCCGCAAACCCGTCTCAAAGCAGCAAACGTGA